A genomic segment from Malus domestica chromosome 05, GDT2T_hap1 encodes:
- the LOC103447719 gene encoding alpha-galactosidase-like, translating into MDWKGRSALFVQLIVVTCIFNVIDALNYKNNTHQAEYGQFLIANGVARTPPMGWNSWNHFHCNISEATVKTIADALVSTGLAALGYKYVNLDDCWAERNRDSSGNLIAKSSTFPSGIKALADYVHARGLQLGIYSDAGYYTCSNTMPGSLGHEEQDARTFAEWGVDYLKYDNCNHDGSKPQIRYPIMSSALLKTGRPILYSICEWGQEDPATWAGQYGNAWRTTGDIEDTWESITSIADQNNIWATYAGPGKWNDPDMLEVGNGGMSVEEYQSHFSIWAVMKAPLLIGCDIPSASKEALQILGNKEVIDVNQDSLGVQARKLRSRDDLEVWAGPLSSNRVVVVLWNRGGSLAPITVTWKEIGLSPNTSVIVRDLWTHSFVSKNMHTSLTANVAPHGCNMYVLTP; encoded by the exons ATGGATTGGAAAGGCAGGAGCGCACTCTTTGTTCAGCTCATTGTTGTCACATGTATTTTCAATGTGATTGATGCTCTGAACTACAAGAACAATACCCATCAAGCAGAATACGGTCAGTTCCTCATTGCCAATGGCGTTGCTCGTACACCTCCAATGGG TTGGAACAGTTGGAATCACTTCCACTGCAATATAAGTGAAGCCACAGTGAAGACCATTG CGGATGCTCTTGTTTCGACTGGCTTGGCAGCACTTGGATACAAATATGTCAATCTAG ATGATTGTTGGGCTGAAAGAAACAGAGACAGTAGTGGTAACCTAATAGCAAAATCGTCAACTTTTCCTTCTGGAATCAAGGCCCTTGCTGATTACGTTCACGCAAGGGGTTTACAACTCGGCATATACTCTGATGCTGG TTATTATACTTGCAGCAACACAATGCCAGGCTCACTTGGGCACGAAGAGCAAGACGCTAGAACCTTTGCTGAATGG GGTGTCGATTATTTGAAGTACGATAACTGCAACCATGATGGTTCTAAACCTCAAATCAGATATCCTATAATGAGTTCTGCATTGCTAAAGACTGGAAGGCCAATCCTGTACTCCATATGCGAATG GGGACAAGAGGATCCTGCGACATGGGCTGGTCAGTATGGCAATGCTTGGAGAACTACGGGAGACATTGAGGACACTTGGGAAAG TATCACGTCGATTGCAGACCAAAACAACATTTGGGCTACTTATGCAGGCCCTGGCAAGTGGAATG ATCCTGACATGTTGGAAGTGGGAAACGGAGGGATGAGTGTAGAGGAGTACCAATCTCATTTTAGCATTTGGGCAGTCATGAAA GCTCCTTTACTTATCGGATGTGACATCCCATCTGCGAGCAAGGAAGCTCTTCAGATTCTCGGAAACAAAGAGGTTATTGATGTTAATCAAGATTCACTTGGAGTTCAAGCGAGGAAACTGCGATCCAGAGATGACCTAGAA GTGTGGGCAGGACCGTTATCAAGTAACAGAGTGGTGGTAGTGTTGTGGAATAGAGGCGGGTCATTAGCTCCTATAACTGTGACATGGAAGGAAATTGGACTCTCGCCAAATACGTCTGTCATTGTCAGAGACTTATGGACG caTTCATTTGTTTCGAAGAACATGCATACTAGTCTGACTGCAAATGTTGCTCCTCATGGTTGTAATATGTATGTCCTGACTCCTTAA